From Marivirga harenae, one genomic window encodes:
- the rplS gene encoding 50S ribosomal protein L19, whose product MSDLIKEIEKEYHEAVSKFPDFKAGDTVNVHVKIKEGNKERIQQYQGAVIQKRGSGNSVTFTVRKVSSGIGVERIFPLISPAIDKIEVVRRGSVRRAKLFYLRGRKGKSARIKEKI is encoded by the coding sequence ATGAGCGATTTGATCAAAGAAATTGAAAAAGAATATCACGAAGCAGTAAGTAAATTTCCTGATTTTAAGGCAGGTGATACTGTTAATGTTCACGTGAAGATTAAAGAAGGAAATAAAGAGCGTATTCAGCAATACCAAGGTGCAGTAATCCAAAAAAGGGGTTCTGGTAACTCTGTAACTTTTACTGTAAGAAAAGTTTCAAGTGGAATTGGCGTTGAAAGAATATTTCCTTTAATCTCTCCTGCAATTGATAAAATTGAAGTTGTAAGAAGAGGTTCAGTAAGAAGAGCTAAGTTATTCTACTTAAGAGGTAGAAAGGGTAAATCTGCAAGGATTAAAGAAAAAATCTAA
- the trmD gene encoding tRNA (guanosine(37)-N1)-methyltransferase TrmD: MRIDIITCLPRLLEGPFSDSIMKRAQEKELVEIHVHDLRLYSTNKQKSIDDYAYGGGAGMVLQIEPIAAAIDDLKSKRLYDEVIYMSPDGDEFTQTLANQLALKGNLLILCGHYKGVDERIRQHYITREISIGDYVISGGELAAAVVTDAIVRLLPGVLSDETSALTDSYQDGLLAPPVFTRPAEFKGLKVPDVLLSGHAANIEKWRFEQAVKRTEERRPDLLKKE; this comes from the coding sequence ATGAGGATTGATATTATTACATGCTTACCAAGATTGCTGGAAGGGCCTTTTTCTGACAGTATAATGAAACGTGCTCAAGAAAAGGAGCTGGTTGAAATTCATGTCCATGATTTGAGGTTGTACTCCACTAATAAGCAAAAAAGTATAGATGATTATGCTTATGGGGGAGGGGCAGGAATGGTTTTGCAAATTGAACCAATAGCAGCTGCAATTGATGATTTGAAATCCAAGAGATTGTATGATGAAGTGATTTACATGAGCCCTGATGGCGATGAATTTACGCAAACCTTAGCTAATCAATTAGCCTTGAAAGGAAATCTATTAATATTGTGTGGTCATTATAAAGGTGTGGATGAAAGAATTCGTCAGCATTACATTACCCGAGAAATCAGTATAGGAGATTATGTGATATCAGGGGGTGAGTTGGCAGCAGCAGTGGTTACTGATGCTATTGTGAGATTATTGCCTGGTGTTTTGTCAGATGAAACTTCCGCTTTGACAGACTCATATCAAGATGGATTATTAGCTCCACCAGTATTTACTAGACCTGCTGAATTCAAGGGATTAAAAGTGCCTGATGTGTTATTGTCGGGTCATGCGGCCAATATAGAAAAATGGCGTTTTGAGCAAGCAGTTAAGAGAACTGAGGAGCGAAGGCCGGATTTGTTGAAAAAAGAATAA
- the rimM gene encoding ribosome maturation factor RimM (Essential for efficient processing of 16S rRNA), translating to MKLDQCFQLGVVLKPHGLKGELYISLDTDYPEDYQEMESVFMLQNGKLVPFFIEHIQLKNKEALLKFEDVDDKEAAISLRGNSLHLPLTELPNLTGNQFYFHEIDGFKVEDSEKGMLGTVKEVFEAGHQDLIGMEYKGKEVLIPINDEVILNVDRGEKLLKVSLPAGLLELYLEEEDED from the coding sequence ATGAAGCTTGACCAATGCTTTCAATTAGGTGTAGTATTGAAGCCTCATGGATTAAAAGGTGAATTATACATTTCTTTGGATACAGACTATCCAGAGGATTATCAGGAAATGGAATCAGTATTCATGTTGCAAAACGGAAAACTGGTTCCATTTTTTATTGAACACATTCAACTTAAGAATAAGGAGGCGCTACTCAAATTCGAGGATGTGGATGATAAAGAGGCCGCAATCTCCTTAAGAGGAAATTCTTTGCATTTACCCTTAACAGAACTACCGAATTTAACCGGAAACCAGTTTTATTTCCATGAAATTGATGGTTTCAAAGTTGAGGATTCTGAAAAAGGAATGTTGGGTACTGTAAAAGAAGTTTTTGAGGCAGGGCATCAGGATTTGATTGGGATGGAATACAAAGGTAAAGAGGTATTAATTCCTATTAATGATGAAGTGATTTTGAATGTGGACAGAGGAGAAAAGCTTTTAAAAGTAAGCTTGCCAGCTGGTTTGTTGGAATTATACTTGGAGGAGGAAGATGAGGATTGA
- a CDS encoding 30S ribosomal protein S16: protein MAVKIRLARRGRKKMAIYDVVVADARAPRDGRFIEKIGTYNPNTPVAAIELDNDKAFQWLMNGAQPTDTVRAMLSYRGLLYKKHLQIGVIKGAMTQEDADKKLEAWMKDKEATIEGKEKSLADKAAAEKKARLEAETKVNEARAEAIKKRQEEAEAEAKAAEAPAEEEVTEEAPAAEAGTEEAPKAESTEEAPKEEASEEKSEEEKKED from the coding sequence ATGGCAGTAAAAATCAGATTGGCCCGTAGAGGTCGAAAAAAAATGGCAATTTACGATGTAGTCGTAGCTGATGCCCGTGCACCACGTGATGGTCGCTTTATTGAAAAAATTGGTACTTATAACCCGAATACTCCTGTTGCAGCGATTGAGTTGGACAACGACAAGGCTTTTCAGTGGTTAATGAATGGTGCCCAGCCAACCGATACGGTTCGTGCTATGCTATCTTACCGAGGATTGCTTTACAAAAAGCATTTGCAAATTGGTGTGATCAAAGGAGCAATGACTCAAGAAGATGCTGATAAGAAATTAGAAGCTTGGATGAAAGACAAGGAAGCTACCATTGAAGGTAAAGAGAAATCTTTAGCTGATAAGGCAGCGGCTGAGAAGAAAGCTAGATTAGAAGCTGAAACTAAAGTGAACGAAGCTAGAGCTGAAGCTATCAAAAAGCGTCAGGAAGAAGCTGAAGCTGAAGCAAAAGCTGCTGAAGCACCTGCTGAAGAAGAGGTGACTGAAGAAGCTCCAGCTGCCGAAGCTGGTACTGAAGAAGCTCCTAAAGCTGAATCTACTGAAGAAGCTCCTAAAGAAGAAGCTTCTGAGGAGAAATCTGAAGAAGAAAAGAAAGAAGATTAA
- a CDS encoding sensor histidine kinase: protein MDFFRALKYILSVTLILSISGLIFAQEKVRNETPLKRLIATEWSSKSVGLVANNVTNIMQSDDGYIWLTTYNGIQKFDGHKTVNYDVNQLPFLRSNGFRKIYRSPFDQSIYFSSQSSGLIRYNEKEGFEKVDAKNGEIPLSLEDVIEDGNGDLWIASTNEGLSILQNDSLFKFMHPVIENTNALSLFQSQDGIIYLGTEGDGLFAIEDFEVVKQYRSSNGMLSDIVNTTSNIGDTILVGTQSGLNYILNNELYSFDFMNGESINSMLHVNNYLWIGSDNGLGRMNLQSGKTEFISSLGFIDVTRVSDVMIDAEGSIWLATGRNGLVQLKETGIINYNRFDGLENDNVNVVTEREIKNSFFIGCDDGKIFVLDSKGIRPYKIENSVAPTGIRDVYEQKDGTVWIASYKGLLRKRGDNEKFYDLNDGLPSLDLRRIFEDKNGNLWVASRSGGLIKIRNDEIVEVIDNNSGLNSDFILSIEEDINGDLYVGTHSGGVSIIKKGGGIENISLTENDQGVIVFNTHIESSGRLWVVTSTGIFLIVEGEVLKLEFDRKYKGLSLFDWLEDEHGDVWVTTNQGVIKIYNNEINKFLKDPTYEVESRMLNSFDGMYDNECTGAVRSLKSSKGKLYIPTLGGVSVISPDRMGENQDLPEVYVESLTTQDSTYSKNSNVVLSSSTIRYKFDFTALSYLAPDATQFKYKLEGFDTDFLLQSGQRSVEYTNLSPGEYTFLLFATNNHGYWTKEPAKYFFTVKPAFHETIWFYLLFSIFTFFLIYSIYKWRVRAVQKMNAKLVKVNSELDGFVYSASHDLRSPLASLLGLINLSRKDSEHIHIYLDKMEKSIKRLDDFIAEIIDFSSNERKEVVCDEVDFKATINNIVDELSFLDSDNEVKKEIEVHQSGQFVSDNRRIAVIFRNLISNALKYSDDSKDEPFLKVFVKSNSKKAEIEIEDNGIGISKEEQKEVFKMFYRATERSTGSGLGLYIILETVEKLQGKIKMESEKYEGTRFIIEIPCLERD, encoded by the coding sequence ATGGATTTCTTTAGAGCACTTAAATATATTCTTTCTGTCACGCTTATACTAAGTATTTCAGGGCTCATTTTTGCCCAAGAAAAGGTACGGAATGAAACGCCATTGAAACGACTAATCGCAACTGAATGGTCTTCTAAATCGGTTGGATTGGTTGCTAATAATGTGACCAACATCATGCAATCTGATGACGGCTATATTTGGTTGACTACTTATAACGGAATTCAGAAATTCGATGGTCATAAAACTGTTAATTATGACGTAAATCAACTACCGTTTCTGAGGAGTAATGGATTTCGCAAGATTTATCGCAGCCCTTTTGACCAATCCATTTATTTTTCATCTCAGAGCAGTGGTCTAATCCGCTATAATGAAAAAGAAGGCTTCGAAAAGGTTGATGCGAAAAATGGAGAGATACCGCTTTCTTTGGAGGATGTAATTGAAGACGGTAATGGTGATTTATGGATTGCCTCCACAAATGAAGGTCTTTCAATCTTGCAAAATGATAGCTTGTTTAAGTTCATGCACCCCGTTATAGAGAATACCAACGCACTATCACTATTTCAAAGTCAAGATGGTATAATTTATTTGGGAACAGAAGGCGATGGCCTTTTTGCAATTGAAGATTTTGAGGTGGTCAAACAGTACAGGAGCTCTAACGGGATGTTGAGTGATATAGTTAATACAACATCGAATATTGGTGATACTATTTTAGTGGGTACTCAATCAGGTTTAAATTATATCTTGAATAATGAGCTATACAGTTTTGATTTCATGAATGGAGAATCAATCAATAGCATGTTGCATGTCAATAATTATTTGTGGATAGGTTCAGACAATGGCTTGGGTAGGATGAATCTACAGAGTGGAAAAACTGAATTTATTTCGTCCTTAGGTTTTATAGATGTTACCAGGGTCAGTGATGTCATGATAGATGCAGAAGGTAGCATTTGGTTAGCAACCGGAAGGAATGGGCTTGTGCAATTAAAAGAGACAGGAATCATAAACTACAATCGATTTGACGGGCTAGAAAATGATAATGTAAATGTTGTAACAGAACGAGAGATTAAGAATAGCTTTTTTATCGGCTGCGATGATGGAAAAATCTTTGTACTGGATTCTAAAGGGATACGGCCTTATAAGATTGAGAACTCAGTGGCTCCAACCGGAATCCGTGATGTTTATGAACAAAAGGATGGAACGGTCTGGATTGCGAGCTACAAAGGACTTCTAAGAAAAAGGGGTGATAACGAAAAATTTTATGATTTAAATGATGGATTGCCGTCTTTAGATTTAAGAAGAATCTTCGAGGATAAAAATGGTAATCTGTGGGTGGCAAGTCGTTCTGGTGGTTTAATTAAAATACGTAATGATGAAATTGTAGAAGTTATAGATAATAATTCAGGACTAAATTCAGATTTTATCTTGTCAATTGAAGAAGATATTAATGGTGATCTATATGTAGGAACCCATAGTGGAGGTGTCTCCATCATTAAAAAAGGAGGGGGTATTGAGAATATTTCGCTTACAGAAAATGATCAAGGCGTAATCGTTTTTAATACTCATATTGAAAGCTCAGGCCGCTTATGGGTTGTTACGAGTACAGGTATATTCCTGATTGTAGAAGGAGAGGTTCTGAAATTAGAATTTGACAGAAAGTATAAGGGATTAAGTCTGTTTGATTGGTTGGAGGATGAACATGGAGATGTTTGGGTTACTACAAATCAAGGAGTAATCAAGATTTATAATAATGAAATAAATAAATTTTTAAAGGATCCCACCTATGAGGTGGAAAGCCGCATGTTGAATAGTTTTGACGGTATGTATGATAACGAATGTACCGGTGCTGTAAGATCTTTAAAGTCCTCAAAAGGTAAGCTGTACATTCCCACTTTGGGCGGAGTGAGTGTTATTTCACCAGATCGGATGGGTGAAAATCAGGATCTGCCTGAAGTTTACGTTGAAAGTTTAACCACCCAAGACAGTACCTACAGCAAAAACTCTAATGTTGTATTAAGTTCAAGTACTATTCGGTATAAATTTGATTTCACTGCACTTAGCTATTTAGCTCCGGATGCAACACAATTTAAATATAAGTTAGAAGGGTTCGATACTGACTTTCTGCTGCAGTCTGGTCAACGTTCTGTTGAGTATACAAATTTATCTCCTGGGGAATACACTTTCCTTTTATTTGCCACCAATAATCATGGTTATTGGACCAAAGAGCCCGCTAAATACTTTTTTACTGTTAAGCCTGCATTTCATGAAACCATATGGTTTTATCTGCTGTTTTCAATTTTCACCTTCTTTCTTATATACTCTATATATAAATGGAGGGTAAGGGCTGTTCAAAAAATGAATGCAAAATTAGTCAAAGTCAATAGTGAGTTGGACGGTTTTGTCTACAGTGCCTCACATGACTTGCGATCACCCCTTGCCTCTTTGTTGGGGTTAATCAATTTATCTCGTAAAGATTCAGAACACATTCACATCTATTTGGATAAAATGGAAAAGAGTATTAAAAGACTTGATGATTTTATAGCTGAGATAATTGATTTTTCTAGTAATGAACGAAAGGAAGTGGTATGTGATGAAGTTGACTTTAAAGCAACTATAAACAATATAGTTGATGAACTGTCTTTTTTGGATAGTGATAATGAAGTAAAGAAGGAAATTGAAGTCCATCAATCAGGGCAATTTGTCAGCGATAACCGAAGAATTGCTGTTATTTTTAGAAATTTGATTTCCAATGCACTGAAGTATAGCGATGATTCAAAAGATGAACCATTTTTGAAGGTGTTTGTAAAGAGCAATTCAAAAAAGGCTGAGATTGAAATTGAAGATAATGGAATAGGGATTTCCAAAGAGGAACAGAAAGAAGTCTTTAAAATGTTTTACCGAGCAACGGAAAGAAGCACTGGATCTGGATTAGGGCTTTACATTATTCTTGAAACCGTAGAAAAATTGCAGGGTAAAATTAAAATGGAATCTGAGAAATATGAGGGAACTCGCTTTATTATTGAAATTCCTTGTCTAGAGCGGGATTAA
- a CDS encoding 2-oxoglutarate dehydrogenase E1 component: MDKYTYIANAHGNYIEELYQSYKNDPQSVDDSWQKFFEGFEFSQKDFGGNGQTTETRVSSKETQVRNLIQAYRMRGHLKSKTNPVRDRRPHDARISLEEFGLQQEDLKEEFSIGQDIGLGKASLKSIIEALDSIYIGPIGFEYMHIRDPKIVDWFIEKAENSKGDYQPKLDEKKRILSKLNEAVVFENFLHTKFLGQKRFSLEGGENTIPFLDKVINRSSELGTKEVIIGMAHRGRLNVLANIMNKTYEQIFSEFEGSTDPDLTMGDGDVKYHMGYSSYLETSEEKKSYVKLTPNPSHLEAVNSVVLGYTRAQIDDEYGEDVNAALPILIHGDAAVAGQGIVYETTQMSLLEGYSTGGTIHLVINNQVGFTTDYDDARSSIYCTDIAKMIDAPVLHVNGDDAEAVNFAANLAVEYRNNFHKDIFIDLLCYRRHGHNESDEPKFTQPKLYNKIAKHPNPREVYVKKLTERGDLDNDSVKKLEKDFKKQLQDRLNEVKQKPLPYKPQKIEEEWEQLRRAKSDDFLESPDTAISQELVDKVGKALTSLPKGFKPLKQIDKLLKERKKNFFDEKMLNWADAELLAYGSLLSDGNIVRMSGQDVKRGTFSHRHSYLFDAETNEPYCNLDHIEENQKEKFNIYNSLLSEFGVLGFEYGYAMATPNALVVWEAQFGDFANGAQVMIDQFITSAESKWQRMNGLVMLLPHGYEGQGPEHSNARPERFLQLAAEENLIVTNITTPANLFHMFRRQVNWEFRKPLVQFAPKSLLRHPKVISPVKEFTAGKFREIYEDDYVTNKNVKRVLLCTGKVYYDLLEKQQEDKRKDVAIIRIEQLHPFPMNQIDKALKKFNEPEIFWVQEEPSNMGYWTYMLRTIANKAGLQLISRKSSASPATGYAKVHKAEQEALVEKAFDTKK, translated from the coding sequence ATGGATAAATACACTTACATTGCCAATGCTCATGGTAATTACATAGAGGAACTTTACCAATCCTATAAAAACGATCCTCAATCAGTTGATGATTCTTGGCAAAAATTCTTTGAAGGGTTCGAATTTTCTCAGAAGGATTTTGGAGGGAATGGACAAACTACTGAGACAAGAGTATCATCAAAGGAGACTCAGGTTCGAAACTTAATTCAAGCATACAGAATGCGGGGTCATCTAAAATCCAAAACCAATCCTGTTAGAGATAGAAGGCCACACGATGCTCGAATAAGTTTAGAAGAGTTCGGTCTTCAGCAGGAGGATCTAAAGGAGGAATTCTCTATTGGCCAAGACATCGGACTGGGAAAAGCAAGCTTAAAAAGTATCATTGAGGCTTTGGACAGCATTTATATTGGGCCAATCGGGTTTGAATATATGCATATTCGAGATCCAAAAATTGTTGATTGGTTTATCGAAAAAGCCGAAAACTCAAAAGGAGATTACCAACCAAAACTGGATGAGAAAAAAAGGATTTTATCTAAATTGAATGAAGCGGTTGTCTTTGAAAACTTCTTACACACTAAATTTCTAGGGCAAAAAAGATTTTCACTTGAAGGAGGAGAAAATACTATTCCATTTTTGGATAAAGTGATTAATCGGTCTTCAGAATTAGGCACCAAGGAAGTGATTATCGGTATGGCTCATCGTGGGAGATTAAACGTTTTGGCCAACATCATGAATAAAACGTACGAGCAAATTTTCTCCGAGTTTGAAGGAAGTACCGACCCAGACCTAACTATGGGTGATGGAGATGTGAAATATCACATGGGATACTCAAGCTATCTTGAAACTTCTGAAGAAAAAAAATCTTACGTTAAACTAACACCTAACCCATCGCATTTAGAGGCGGTAAATTCAGTAGTTTTAGGTTATACCCGAGCACAAATAGATGATGAGTATGGCGAAGATGTCAATGCAGCTCTTCCGATTTTGATCCATGGTGATGCAGCGGTAGCAGGTCAAGGCATTGTATATGAAACTACCCAAATGTCACTGCTAGAGGGTTATTCTACAGGCGGAACGATTCATTTAGTCATTAACAACCAAGTTGGTTTCACTACAGATTATGATGATGCCCGTTCATCAATTTACTGTACGGACATTGCCAAAATGATTGATGCTCCAGTTCTACATGTAAATGGAGATGATGCCGAAGCTGTCAATTTTGCGGCAAACTTAGCAGTTGAGTATCGAAATAATTTTCATAAAGATATTTTCATAGATTTATTATGCTACAGAAGACATGGGCATAATGAAAGTGATGAACCAAAATTCACTCAACCGAAGTTATATAATAAAATTGCCAAACACCCAAACCCGAGAGAAGTCTATGTAAAAAAACTAACTGAAAGAGGTGATTTGGATAATGACTCTGTAAAAAAATTAGAGAAGGATTTCAAAAAACAACTTCAGGATAGGTTAAATGAGGTGAAACAGAAACCTTTACCCTATAAGCCACAGAAAATTGAAGAGGAATGGGAGCAATTACGAAGAGCAAAATCTGATGATTTTTTAGAGTCTCCCGACACTGCCATTTCTCAAGAATTGGTAGATAAAGTTGGTAAAGCCTTAACTTCGTTACCTAAGGGATTCAAGCCATTAAAGCAAATTGACAAGCTTTTAAAAGAAAGAAAGAAAAACTTTTTTGATGAAAAAATGCTTAACTGGGCAGATGCTGAATTGCTTGCATACGGATCATTATTGTCCGATGGAAATATCGTTCGAATGTCAGGACAAGATGTTAAAAGAGGGACATTCTCTCACAGGCATTCATACTTATTTGATGCAGAAACTAACGAGCCCTATTGCAATCTTGACCATATAGAAGAGAATCAGAAAGAGAAGTTCAATATATATAATTCCTTGCTTTCAGAATTTGGAGTATTAGGCTTTGAATATGGATACGCAATGGCCACTCCAAATGCTTTGGTGGTGTGGGAAGCTCAATTTGGTGATTTTGCTAATGGCGCTCAAGTAATGATTGACCAATTTATCACTTCGGCCGAAAGTAAGTGGCAAAGGATGAACGGCTTGGTGATGTTATTACCACACGGATATGAAGGACAAGGTCCAGAGCATTCAAATGCCAGACCTGAAAGATTCTTACAATTAGCGGCAGAAGAGAATTTAATTGTAACTAATATCACAACTCCTGCGAACTTGTTCCATATGTTCAGGAGACAAGTTAACTGGGAATTCAGGAAACCATTGGTTCAATTTGCTCCAAAATCACTATTGCGTCATCCAAAAGTCATCTCCCCTGTTAAAGAATTTACTGCAGGTAAGTTTAGAGAAATTTACGAGGATGATTACGTTACCAACAAAAATGTAAAAAGAGTATTGTTGTGTACTGGAAAAGTTTACTATGACTTATTAGAAAAACAGCAAGAGGACAAAAGGAAAGATGTTGCTATCATTAGAATAGAGCAATTACATCCCTTCCCTATGAATCAGATTGATAAGGCTTTGAAGAAATTCAATGAACCAGAAATATTCTGGGTACAAGAAGAGCCTTCAAATATGGGGTATTGGACTTATATGCTAAGAACAATCGCCAACAAAGCAGGCTTGCAATTGATTTCTAGAAAATCAAGCGCATCACCTGCAACTGGTTATGCAAAAGTACATAAAGCAGAACAAGAAGCATTAGTCGAAAAGGCTTTCGACACAAAGAAATAA
- the odhB gene encoding 2-oxoglutarate dehydrogenase complex dihydrolipoyllysine-residue succinyltransferase — MSLEIKVPEVGESITEVTIASWLKKDGDFVEQDEIIAELESDKATFELPAEASGVLKIKAQEDETIEVGAVICEIDEDAKGGNSKPEEKKEEKSELKQKKKESSSSSSGPKKTGEVHEMVVPTVGESITEVTISSWLKSDGDYVEMDEVIAEVESDKATFELPAEANGFLQIVAQEDDTIEIGATICKIEVTEGDAPSESSSVKSSASSDSGSESKDEDRESYATGHASPAAAKILKEKGIDASNVKGSGKDGRITKEDAENAEKQQASKSTEKESKSGDSGIETKSVPGPSSERDQRREKMSSLRKTVARRLVSVKNETAMLTTFNEVDMKPIMDLRKKYKEQFKEKYEVGLGFMSFFTKACTMALKEFPAVNAQIDGNEMVYSDYVDMSIAVSSPKGLVVPIIRNAEKLSFNEVESEVIRLAVKARDGKLSIDEMSGGTFTITNGGIFGSMLSTPIINAPQSAILGMHNIVERPVAINGEVQIRPIMYVALSYDHRIIDGKESVSFLVRVKELLEDPTRLLLGI; from the coding sequence ATGAGTTTAGAAATAAAAGTACCGGAAGTAGGCGAATCAATCACTGAAGTAACCATTGCCTCGTGGTTAAAAAAAGATGGTGATTTTGTTGAACAAGATGAAATCATTGCAGAACTGGAATCAGATAAAGCAACCTTTGAATTGCCTGCTGAAGCTTCCGGTGTATTAAAAATTAAAGCTCAAGAGGACGAAACTATTGAAGTAGGTGCAGTCATCTGCGAGATTGATGAAGATGCCAAAGGCGGCAATTCTAAACCTGAGGAGAAAAAAGAGGAGAAATCTGAACTAAAACAGAAAAAGAAAGAATCTTCCTCTTCAAGTAGCGGACCAAAAAAGACCGGTGAAGTTCATGAAATGGTGGTGCCTACTGTTGGTGAATCTATTACAGAAGTTACTATTAGTTCTTGGTTGAAATCGGATGGCGATTATGTAGAAATGGATGAAGTCATTGCAGAAGTTGAATCTGACAAAGCAACCTTTGAATTGCCTGCTGAGGCTAATGGCTTTTTACAAATTGTTGCACAGGAAGACGACACAATTGAGATTGGCGCTACAATCTGTAAGATTGAAGTTACAGAAGGCGATGCTCCTAGTGAATCTTCCTCAGTGAAAAGCTCTGCTTCAAGCGATTCAGGCTCTGAATCAAAAGATGAAGACAGAGAAAGCTATGCAACTGGCCATGCTTCTCCAGCTGCTGCTAAAATTTTGAAAGAAAAAGGAATAGATGCATCGAATGTAAAAGGAAGCGGCAAAGATGGTAGAATCACAAAAGAAGATGCTGAAAATGCAGAGAAGCAGCAAGCTTCTAAATCGACTGAAAAAGAAAGTAAATCTGGTGATTCCGGAATAGAAACTAAATCTGTACCAGGGCCAAGTAGCGAACGGGATCAGCGTAGAGAAAAAATGTCTAGCCTGCGTAAAACGGTGGCAAGAAGATTGGTCAGCGTTAAAAATGAAACGGCAATGTTAACTACTTTCAATGAAGTGGATATGAAGCCTATCATGGATTTACGCAAAAAATATAAAGAACAGTTTAAAGAAAAGTATGAGGTGGGACTAGGTTTTATGTCTTTCTTTACGAAAGCCTGCACAATGGCATTGAAGGAATTTCCCGCTGTAAACGCGCAGATAGACGGCAACGAAATGGTTTATAGTGATTATGTTGATATGTCTATTGCAGTTTCTTCACCAAAAGGTTTAGTTGTACCCATAATTAGAAATGCGGAAAAGCTATCATTTAATGAAGTAGAATCCGAAGTAATCAGACTGGCTGTAAAAGCGAGAGATGGTAAGTTAAGTATTGACGAGATGAGCGGAGGAACCTTCACTATTACTAATGGTGGTATATTTGGTTCGATGTTATCAACTCCTATAATCAATGCACCACAATCAGCTATTTTAGGAATGCACAACATAGTGGAACGCCCTGTAGCCATTAATGGAGAAGTTCAAATCAGACCAATTATGTACGTAGCATTGAGCTATGATCATAGGATTATTGATGGGAAAGAATCTGTAAGCTTTTTGGTTCGAGTGAAAGAATTATTGGAAGATCCAACAAGATTACTTTTAGGGATTTAA
- a CDS encoding four helix bundle protein: MHKFQDLDIWKRGSDLGESVYNVSAHFPSEVKFGLTSQLRRSAVSIPSNISKGAGRNSNKEFNHILGMSLGSLAEVQTQIVLASKFKFITEKNKNQLVEEIEVLRRMMYSFHQKVFV, encoded by the coding sequence ATGCATAAATTTCAAGATCTGGATATTTGGAAGAGGGGAAGTGATTTAGGAGAGAGCGTGTACAATGTGAGCGCTCATTTCCCTTCTGAAGTAAAGTTCGGGCTGACTTCACAGCTTAGAAGATCTGCAGTCTCCATACCATCTAATATTTCAAAAGGTGCAGGAAGAAATAGCAATAAAGAATTCAACCACATTCTAGGAATGTCTTTGGGTTCTCTTGCGGAGGTTCAAACTCAGATTGTACTAGCTTCAAAATTCAAATTTATTACTGAAAAGAATAAAAATCAATTAGTGGAAGAAATTGAAGTACTCAGACGAATGATGTACTCCTTCCATCAGAAAGTATTTGTATAA